In Bacillus sp. SM2101, the following are encoded in one genomic region:
- a CDS encoding metal-sensing transcriptional repressor: MDNDCHVNDEGKMLATPRSDKEKDQLIKRLKRVEGQVRGIQKMVEDDRYCVDILIQVSAINSALKNVGFQLLERHAHHCVSDAIKEGSGDEAIEELMKVIKQFSKS; the protein is encoded by the coding sequence ATGGATAATGATTGTCATGTTAATGATGAGGGGAAAATGCTTGCGACGCCCCGAAGTGATAAAGAAAAGGATCAGTTAATAAAGCGTTTAAAAAGAGTAGAAGGACAGGTTCGAGGTATTCAAAAAATGGTTGAAGATGATCGTTATTGTGTAGATATTCTTATCCAAGTCTCTGCGATCAATTCAGCTTTGAAAAATGTAGGGTTTCAATTATTAGAACGACATGCACATCACTGTGTATCAGACGCTATAAAAGAAGGCTCAGGTGATGAAGCAATTGAAGAGTTAATGAAAGTAATTAAACAGTTCTCTAAATCATAA
- a CDS encoding nitrite reductase has product MTKGKLITLAVNGGVGFGAKLTSKQLMVLAKHIGEDSEVELTTFQQLYIDVPESKVDTVVADLENNGFSCYPVGMYVKSLRTCNFCKGAEEEGMPVAIELNERIAGREVPFPVRPAYTGCQNACGEPLMNDIGVIKNKDSYDLYIGGKAKGVDAKIAKLFKSQLSPEDLFTTIDDILAAYQQQGKKREHFAKFIDRVGFNQLLQEIEEDLEKR; this is encoded by the coding sequence ATGACAAAAGGGAAATTAATCACATTAGCTGTCAACGGCGGTGTAGGCTTCGGGGCAAAACTTACCTCCAAACAATTAATGGTCCTTGCTAAACATATTGGGGAAGATAGTGAGGTAGAGCTCACGACCTTTCAACAACTCTATATAGACGTTCCAGAAAGTAAAGTCGATACAGTTGTCGCAGATTTAGAGAACAATGGATTTTCGTGTTATCCAGTCGGTATGTACGTAAAAAGTCTACGAACATGTAATTTTTGTAAGGGCGCTGAAGAAGAAGGAATGCCTGTAGCTATCGAACTTAATGAACGCATTGCTGGGAGAGAAGTGCCATTTCCAGTTCGTCCAGCATATACAGGGTGTCAAAATGCTTGTGGTGAACCATTAATGAACGATATTGGGGTTATAAAAAATAAAGATAGCTATGATCTTTACATTGGTGGCAAAGCAAAAGGCGTTGATGCAAAAATAGCAAAGCTTTTTAAATCCCAACTTAGTCCAGAAGATTTATTTACAACAATAGACGATATACTAGCAGCTTATCAACAACAAGGCAAGAAGAGAGAGCACTTTGCGAAATTTATAGATCGGGTAGGGTTTAATCAATTATTGCAGGAGATCGAAGAAGATCTCGAAAAAAGATAA
- the tatC gene encoding twin-arginine translocase subunit TatC codes for MEDQEMKLVDHLDELRKRLLITMVAFIIFFIFAFIFVKDIYNWLVMGLDPYSITLVILGPSEVLWVYFTIAGILAIACTIPILALQIWLFVKPALKPIERKITLSYIPALFILFILGLCFGYFVILDVVFGFLTNLGEEMFDTMFTAEKYFQFVLTMTIPFAILFELPVVVMFLTSIGIINPYVLQKVRKYAYFVLVIISVTISPPDFISDFLVTIPLLFLYECSIILSKIIYKKKQKKEERDQVDMLSNEVAK; via the coding sequence ATGGAAGATCAAGAGATGAAATTGGTAGACCACTTAGATGAGCTAAGAAAACGACTACTTATTACAATGGTGGCTTTTATCATTTTTTTTATTTTTGCATTTATCTTTGTTAAAGATATATATAATTGGCTTGTAATGGGTCTAGACCCATATAGTATTACGTTAGTTATATTAGGTCCAAGTGAAGTATTATGGGTCTATTTTACAATTGCTGGAATATTAGCGATTGCTTGCACAATTCCGATATTGGCACTACAAATATGGCTATTCGTTAAGCCAGCGTTAAAGCCAATTGAGCGTAAAATAACACTTTCTTATATTCCTGCTTTATTTATTTTATTTATTCTAGGTTTGTGTTTTGGCTATTTTGTTATACTTGACGTTGTTTTCGGCTTTTTAACAAACCTTGGTGAAGAAATGTTTGATACGATGTTCACGGCAGAAAAGTATTTTCAATTCGTCTTAACGATGACGATACCATTTGCGATCTTGTTTGAGTTACCAGTTGTGGTTATGTTTTTGACGAGTATAGGTATCATCAATCCATATGTTTTGCAAAAGGTACGAAAATACGCCTATTTCGTTCTAGTTATTATTTCAGTTACTATTTCACCACCTGATTTTATTTCTGACTTCTTAGTTACAATTCCGTTACTATTTTTATATGAATGTAGCATAATACTTTCGAAAATTATATACAAGAAAAAACAGAAAAAAGAAGAGCGGGATCAAGTAGATATGTTGTCAAATGAAGTTGCAAAATGA
- a CDS encoding twin-arginine translocase TatA/TatE family subunit — protein MLTNIGVPGLILILVIALVIFGPKKLPEIGRSFGQTLKEFKTSTKELTSDVIDELEEDKKKKAT, from the coding sequence ATGCTTACAAACATTGGGGTTCCGGGCCTTATCCTTATATTAGTAATTGCTTTAGTTATATTTGGCCCTAAAAAACTTCCTGAAATTGGGAGATCTTTTGGACAAACGCTGAAAGAATTTAAAACATCTACTAAAGAATTGACTAGCGATGTGATTGACGAATTAGAAGAAGATAAAAAGAAGAAAGCGACCTAA
- the ilvA gene encoding threonine ammonia-lyase IlvA, giving the protein MSQQVKQQVKRVQLEDIMIAHQTLKDVVTHTPLQRNEVLSERFDCNLYIKREDLQVVRSFKIRGAYNCIKHLSKQELESGIVCASAGNHAQGVAYSCRHLGIHGKIFMPTTTPRQKVSQVELFGKENVEIILTGDTFDDAYEQAMTCSKLENRPFIHPFDDMNVIAGQGTVAVELLNDCDEPIDYIFASIGGGGLISGIGTYVKSISPQTKVIGVEPEGAPAMDVSRKKGEVTTLDTIDKFVDGAAVKKVGDTTFNISNAVVDDVLLVPEGKACTTILELYNENAIVAEPAGALPIAALDFYKDQIRGKTVVCVISGGNNDIGRMQEIKERSMMYEGLQHYFIVNFPQRAGALREFLDEVLGPTDDISRFEYTKKNNRENGPALVGIELKHKNDYKPLIERMNKKSFAYQEVKKDSNLFHLFI; this is encoded by the coding sequence ATGAGCCAACAAGTTAAACAACAAGTAAAGCGTGTTCAACTCGAGGATATAATGATTGCCCATCAAACATTGAAAGATGTAGTAACTCATACCCCTTTACAGCGCAATGAAGTCTTATCAGAAAGATTTGACTGTAATTTATATATAAAGAGAGAGGATCTACAGGTTGTCCGTTCTTTCAAAATTCGCGGAGCATATAATTGCATCAAACATTTATCAAAGCAAGAGTTGGAATCTGGAATAGTGTGTGCAAGCGCAGGCAATCATGCTCAAGGAGTTGCATATTCTTGTAGACATCTTGGAATTCATGGCAAGATATTTATGCCAACAACAACTCCAAGACAAAAGGTATCGCAAGTAGAGCTGTTTGGCAAAGAGAACGTTGAAATTATCTTAACAGGTGATACATTTGACGATGCTTACGAGCAAGCAATGACATGCAGTAAATTAGAGAATAGACCATTTATCCATCCATTTGACGATATGAACGTGATTGCTGGTCAAGGTACTGTGGCAGTAGAACTACTAAATGATTGTGATGAACCAATCGACTATATTTTTGCTAGTATTGGTGGTGGTGGTCTCATTTCGGGCATTGGTACTTATGTAAAGAGCATTTCACCACAAACAAAGGTCATTGGTGTTGAACCTGAGGGAGCTCCTGCCATGGATGTATCTCGAAAGAAGGGGGAAGTGACCACTCTTGATACAATTGATAAATTTGTTGATGGAGCTGCTGTGAAAAAAGTTGGTGATACGACGTTTAACATAAGTAACGCTGTTGTAGATGATGTACTGTTAGTTCCAGAAGGGAAAGCTTGTACGACAATCCTTGAATTATATAATGAGAATGCTATTGTTGCTGAACCTGCAGGCGCATTACCAATTGCAGCATTAGATTTTTATAAAGACCAAATACGTGGGAAAACTGTTGTTTGTGTCATAAGTGGTGGTAATAATGATATAGGAAGAATGCAAGAGATTAAAGAACGGTCTATGATGTATGAAGGCTTGCAACACTATTTTATTGTTAATTTCCCTCAGAGAGCTGGGGCGTTAAGAGAATTTCTAGATGAAGTGTTAGGTCCTACTGACGATATTTCAAGATTTGAATATACGAAAAAAAATAATAGAGAAAATGGACCTGCATTAGTAGGCATTGAATTAAAGCACAAAAATGACTATAAACCATTAATAGAACGTATGAACAAAAAAAGTTTTGCATATCAAGAAGTGAAAAAGGACAGCAATCTTTTTCATTTGTTTATTTAA